GGATTACAAGCAGATAAGAGAAGTCTGTTCGTAACCTTGCCCAGACAGCTTTCAAATCTGTCATTGTGACCAATGTTGCATACGTTTTGGAAGCATAAGAATATACGAACAGCCATTTATAAGGTTGCTTCACAACAGTTAAACATAGTTATTAGTACTCAAGACATATTCAATGTAATTCAGGAGCTTctttttcccttactgacttaGTAAACCAGTACCAGGGATTTGCAGGCTGCAAGCAGAGGCTTCCTTGACAATGATCCTGTAACCAATGCTATTTCAGCCCCAAAAATGGCTTGTCAGGGAGAAGGCAAGGCAAGAACCCTTCTTCCTACACCTAGTTTTATTCAGAGAGTGGATATTTTGGTATAGAGGGGCAGGGAACACCCAGGTGCAATGGGACAGGTGTAAATTCTCCATAACAATGAGAACAAATATTAAGAAGATattaagaagaaggggggggggaatccttgtTTTGAAATAAGCACTGTCTTGGTGGATACCTGAATGTGAGCCTAGGGCAATTGCTACAAAGAGGTCTCACTCCAGCTATTCTTACAAGGCAGAACAGGCAGAGAGTCAGTCCCCTCTCTAATAATTAATAACCACGCTAATTATTTTAAAGATCTGGATGTGTTGAATCAAGATATGCAGTATTCTTCAGAGGATTGGGGAAAATGTCCCAGCACCCAGTAACTGGGTAGCAGAGTTGCTTGATGGTAACTCTGTTTCTCTGCTTCTCTGCTACAAAGCATTCATGGGAGAAGATCCAAACAGGGAAATTGGTGAGAGCTGTGCGTGCTTAAGCCTTTGCCTTAATTCCTACCTAGAGTTGTTTTTCCATTGTGAGGTTTCAGGCACATGTTTGCAAGTTGAAGCAGCTTAGGGATGCGAGTTTCAGGGAAAGGGTAGCTTCTGGAAGATGTGATACACATCTCCTTCCCAACATTTCttattgcactttacaacccCTAGAGGATGCTTTGCAATGGCTAGTGTTATTGTAGCATGTCAGGATTCCTGAACTTGGAATTGGCATGACTAATATACAGCAGGGGTATGAAAGTTTCAATATATGCAAGAGTGAAACACAAATtaaacactcaaaacagaacagAATATACTCAgtttggaaaaatatatatcttggAAAATATAGTCTGTAAGCTTTGGGGCAGATACCATGATGGAACTGTTTCTAAACCTGAAGCAGCAAAGCAACCTCAATTTTTTTATAAAAGCAGAGGGAACCATGAATTCTAATAATGTTTATAAAGTACTTTGCAAAATTAGGAAATGAGACAGCATGTATAAGAACTAATGGGGAAATAGGGCATTCAAGCAAGTTAGCTATATTCCAGAGAGAGACTTGGAAAAGATTGCCCAATTTTGTTGAGAAAACAAAAGCCAAAGCACAGCCGTAAAAGTGCAATTATCTTACTGTGCTTTCCCATGGGAAATGAGCTGTATTCATATCAACAATGAACAACTGATTGTTGCTGTTCCTCTAATattgagtatatttcactcaatTTCCCCCATTTTAGCATACAGAACTGTATTACAAGTAATTATCAACTAGAAGTGCATCTATCTaaactgtgttgtttttgttttaaaaagaagttgtTTCTGTATCTCGAGACATATACACAAAAATAACAACCATGCACTAGCTCAAAGATTTAGATTTAGACAGAATCTCATTTTTGCCTTCCTGTGCAATTTTAGTAGAGCTGGCCAAAAAATGTTGGTAGGCTAAGAAGCTGATCCTTTCTTAAATCAAATAGTCTTATTTGAAGCTATGGCCTTaactgctaaataaataaataaactcaagTAAAGGTACAATTTGCCATGAAGCTGTCCAGTCTACGGCAATATCCACTGACACAACAAACACAACTCCTATTCTGCCCAACATCTTAATACTGAAAATAATGGCATCCAACTAGACAAAAACTGTATGCTAGAGGCCAGTTTAGTAGTGTTCTATGTTTTACTTGCTTTTTAAGGCAAACTAATTTTTAATTCTGCTGATTGGGAGTGACTCACTTTTAAGAattttgttaatattttaaatttacatGTCTTCTGTATAAAAGACATGAGAAAACTGCTGACATTTGTTTAATAAAAGAATTATCTCAAATATCACTGGAGATGGGAGTGTCAACACAGCTttacatctacagtggtacctcgggttacatacgcttcaggttacatacgcttcaggttacagactccactaacccagaaatagtgcttcaggttaagaactttgcttcaggatgagaacagaaatcgtgctccggcggtgtggcagcagcaagaggccccattagctaaagtggtgcttcaggttaagaacagtttcaggttaagaacggacctccggaacaaattaagtacttaaggtaccactgtacattgcaaaACTAGGTTGTTACAAGTGAAATCCCATGCCACAATAAATCCAATTAGTCTACAACACACAAGAAGACCTGTGCCACCTGAGAGACTTAACACAGCTACTATTTGAGAAATGAAATACTACCAACAATATCATGTAAGGATAGAATCCTTAATTAATTAGACATTGCCATTATTTCTGGAGCATAATAGCTTACAGAAAGCCTGGTATGCAGTATGACTTTATAAGAACAGGGACATAAAAAATAGGCAATTTAAGTATTTAAATAAATCAAATGCCCATAGCACTAAAACAGCACCATGTAAAGTATGCTACAGAACAAGGAATACAAACGACTTATTCCTAAATTAAAAGTCACAGATCTAAGATTCTCATACATAAGTTTGGGGATAACTATTTCCCTCATGTCTGATGTTGGCAATTTGGGCAAGGGAGGCTGCATGCAAGTAGGTTTGGCAACTGTGCTTGGAATGCCCCAAGACAATATTACACAGATGTACCGTGCCTTCCTTAAAAGAACAACCAGTGCCTCTGGTCACAGAGGCATTTTTATATCTTTTCAAAACATCCACTCCATCCATGGATGCAGAATGAAATACATCACGCTTGGTTTccagtcatatacagtggtacctcgggttacatacgcttcaggttacatacgcgtcaggttacacactccgctaacccagaaatagtgcttcaggttaagaactttgcttcaggataagaacagaaatcgggctccagcggtgcggcggcagcaggaggccccattagctaaagtggtgcttcaggttaagaacagtttcaggttaagtacagacctccggaacgaattaagtacttaacctgaggtaccactgtaccttggaatCCGTTCCCTCTTACAACAAGGAGAACATCCTAAACTCTGTCTACCAACCTTCGAGGATGATTGGCATCAAAGAGTGTtgtgtcgtcgtcatcatcatcttgTTCCAATGGTGTCAGCTCTGTATTTTCTATGTTTGTTTCCAGAACCCCATACCTCCTCGTCTTTCTGTTTCTTCGTCGAAGTCTGAAAAGTGTGAAAGGTTACAATTTATTAACTGAATCACACTAATAACAACAGAATTAAAATACCCCTCTGAAGGAAAACTTAAGAAAAACTAACATGAATTCAAGTGTACTAACAACCATCTGTATAAGCATTGCATTATTGTAATCCACATGCGTAAGCAGGACGCCCAATTCGACAGTCAAGCACTGAAAAACTATTGATTTGTATAATGTGATTGCACAATTTTAGTTTGCTTCAAAGAAAATTCAGCTTAATTTAGCAAACAGTTTGAATAATCCTGCATTTTATCTTGCCAGATCTTACTCCCTTAACTGCAGAAGTCCAAAAAGGAAACAGGGAGGGATGTGCTCTTCCATGGTTgaataagaaaacacacacactcacaaaacaCTTCTCAATTTCAAGCCAGAAGCTCCCACCAaggcacaagtacagtggtaccttgggttacagacgcttcaggttacagactccgctaacccagaaatactacctcgggttaagaacattgcttcaggatgagaacagaaatcgtgcagtggcggcagcgggaggccccattagctaaagtggtacctcaggttaagaacagcttcaggttaagaacagacctccagaacgaattaagttcttaacccgaggtaccactgtaccagaataTCATATTGTAATTTTGGGGAAATAATACAATATTGCTACTTTAACACTCAGCCAATGTAGCTATTGACTTGTGCCCAATATGTTTCACATGTTGGTCTTTGAGTATTTTTTATGTAGCCAGAACAACATCTATGCACAAGAGAGAGGTATCAGATGTTTCTGGGGAACCCCAAGTTTTGAATGTCAAAAAAAGCCCTTGGGGCGGAGAAGCCCAAGTGGAGGAAGACAAAAACAGTCTAGTGAGGACTGGGGATGTTGACAAAGAATGATGAGGACATTGGATCAGAAGGGAATAAAATGGAATATTCTGAAGATAACTGAAAAGGTGAAGAACAGCAGGACCTATTTGTATGACCCTGTGATGGAGCTGTAAGACTGCAAACAGGTCACAAATCAGATCTATTTTACAGAAGCTTAATTATACTTTGATGATGCAGTCTATACCAGAGATCTTACTTAAGCCACTAAATCAAAGGGAACAAAATTCACTGAAAACTTGCCTGAAGAAATTCCAGTAAAATGCCAACTGTCAAGGAATGGCACAATCATGTGCTTGGTGCTGCCACCTTATGGCAGGGCACTGTCAAAATAATTTCCTGATTGATTTCTTAGCATATAAATGCTGCAATccgatgcacacttacttgggaacgAGTTAAAACAAACTTTCATTTTGTTCTCATTCAGAAGTTTCATGCTACAAGTATGTTGGGTGTTTTATGATTCTAATCACATCCATATTCAACAACCAAGTGAGGCAGGATTTTGTTCTCGCTTAATAAATTACAGGGCCTAAAGAGAGTTACTAGTCCAAGGCTGCCAAAACAAATCTTAGCTAAAGATGAATCGGATGAGGGGATCATTTGCCAAAATGCAAACTATAATGTTATTGCAAAGCTGTTAAAGAACAAGATGAAGGACTGTGTTGCTTGTTTCCCACTAAATACAGTCTTATGCAACAGCCTTAATTTGTGAtttgaggacccgatccccgcttggggaataaagacacgtggacacagaatgtaaggttaatgggtaaggtaaaggccacaactttattgattacagcatgtgagaaggtattggcttaggcattggaccacggaacattagactccacccactcgtagaggggtgagtctgaggaggggttaaccaccagtaggggaagcctgttgatgctaatccaactataggctctcttcctgatgtcaccgagggtcgtgccatggccccccaccacacgggcatcggacaggatccacgaccgccggattcctttagcggaatacccaaaattgtcggggaaggcgatggccacaccttgccccctgaaacaccaacaacacattccaatgcctaaccgccacccgagccgcaACAGCCTTAATTTCACAGTGAACGATATATGACAAATGGTGCAAGGCAGCCTTAAACTTTTTATTATGTAAGAATATACGGCCAGATGTCAAACACAGTTCAACAATTTGGTCAGAAACTATCTCTATATGCTTTTCACAAATAGGATGATTGTGAGAAAATCTGTAATTTAAATGTATCATTATAAGTCTGATGACAATCAAATGCAGAATAGGAGTTTAAGCATTTATGAAACTCATTCTGATGAAATGCATGCATTACACAAATGAACATTTTAAGAATACATTTGCCTGAGTTATGTGAAGAAAATGTAACTTCTCTCTAATGTATTTTTTGTTCTTGAAGCAGAAAAATAAGTTGAAACAATAAAGCAGCCACTTCATTTTAAGTATTCCATTTCTACAGAATATTCCTTGAAAGTGAGCACACTTCCGTGAATTCACAAGATGTAGATTTAATATCCAGAACTTTGTCAGTTGTCCTTCAAAAGGCTTACTCTGTAATTTGTgcaaatgccattttaaattcTATCCAGGTTGCCAATTTTATGCTGAAATACATTTTGGACATTCTGATTCTTTATTTAGAATATATCTATCTTCTGGTTAATGCAAAATGAGACTGATGCAACATGTGACATGTATCGACTTGTCAGTCGTTTTTCTCAGACTATAGTCCTTACAGAATATGATGCTTCAAATCATAAAAGAGCTCTGCTCAACAAGCCCTACAGTCCATCCTCCTATTTCACAGTTTATGGTTTTCTTATCCCCTTTCTATTTTTCCTGTTATATTTTATGTATTAATTTTTATTCTGTAAGAAAAGTTCAAACAAAGGGCGGTCAATTAATACctataataaaataaacaaacattttcaaCAGATCCTTTTGGAATGCTAAGAGACAGGATATGAAATTGACAGCTCTCACCAACACCCATATGTTGCATGTTATCAGCATGCTGTTCACAGGTATACTGCTGCTGATTGTGGAAACTCTACTTAACCCTATCAGGACTAACACTTGTGGATAGATGTattctccatgaacttgtctaatcccCTTAAGAGCAAAGTAAGCTACTATAATCACGTAGTGTAGCCGTGAATTTACTAAGTAAATGGTTTAGAAAAAGAAggtgtgggggtgggagtggggagagaaaattCTTAAGGTTGAAAAATCAATACATAATTTCATAATGTGTTGTCACACCATCCTTCTGAAGGCCATTGCTAAAGATAAGCAGGCCTGGGTCTGGTCACAGCTTTGAGGGGTGAATTACTGGGAACTACAAGTACCCTGCCTTTAGCTCCATAACATAAGGAAGGTAGGATACAGTAGCAATATAAGATCTaatcaaaataaattttaaatacaTTGGTAAACCTGCACATGCACATGGGCTCTACCATTTCAGacttacagtattattattattattccaactgTAGGTGGATTTGCATGATTGAATGGTccttagcaaaaataaataaatgtatatacatcacacaagggacgcgggtggcgctgggacgcgggtggcgctgtgggtaaaacctcagcgcctaggacttgccgatcgcatggtcggcggttcgaatccccgcggcagggtgcgctaccgtgttcggtcccagcgcctgccaacctagcagttcgaaagcacccccgggtgcaagtagataaatagggaccgcttactagcgggaaggtaaacggcgtttccgtgtgcggctctggctttgccagagtagcttcgtcacgctggccacgtgacccggaagtgtctgcggacagcactggctcctgacctctagagtgagatgagcgcacaaccctagagtctggcaagactggcccgtacgggcaggggtacctttacctttacatcacacaaacacacacgcatgCATGCATATACATTAATATACAAAGGAAGTTAGGCTACAAAGTGCCCTGCTTTTCTATATAAAGGAGTCAATAAAGTTTGCACCGACTTGGCAGCCAAGTCAAAATCTGTGGTCATCAGACTCTTCCTTCactgcatgttttctcagaagttaCTCCCACTGAGCTCAATATGGCTTAGATCCATGAACCATGTTGCAGTCAGGTTGGGAGGCTATTGAGAAGAGGTAGGACCTCTGGGCAGCTGAGATACACAGAATGCCAGCCATCACTCAAATGGCCCCTCCAACCCTTCCTCTCCAGAACACGGGAAAGGATgggatttggtttggtttgggtgCGGAGTGCCTGGCTGCTCACTGTCCAAACAATCAACTCCAACCTTCCTCTCAAGTTGGAAGCTGCACCAGAAGTAGCTGTGTTGTGCCTCCAACATGCAGTGTAACTAAGCGGTTGGGCATCACAATGCTCCCTCTAACTCCAAACTGCAAGGCAAAGATGGAGTTTAATTATGCTCACCAGATAGCAGTGGTAGTGAGTGTGGCGCATGACCAGAAACTTAGGCCAGATCCTGAGCATGTTCGGCTCACTCACATGACTCGGCAACCCAGGTTCagactattttaaaggcttatgCAGAGCTATGCTACTGAGCGCAGCTTGGATCTGGGGTAACATTTGGTGGCTGAACTAACACCAGCATCTTGTGCATATAGATTACCCTCTaggctgttttcttcttcttcaaaacatAGAAGCTGCTTCAGATCCTTgatattttggttgcccttctatGCGTTTTTCCCAGATGCATATAACATCCCAAACAAAGTCACACTATACCACAAAACAAATTAGTTCCCACACAGGACTAGATTACAGAGAAACGTTTGTTTCATGGCTTTAAAAGCCCACTGCTTACTTGTTTTAGATACATATACTCAGGAAAACATGCAGTTTTTTATATAGATCTACCTGCGTACTGAATATGTTAATCCAACACAAGTACTGCTAGTTTCTCAGGGTTTGTGCCACAGGCTCCCCAGTCGCTGGCCTCGAGTCTACAGTGGAACTCTGCTAGTTACGACTTCTCTCTCCAgtcttatttaaatacaaaatgaTCATTATGCTAAGCAGCTGTCCCTTTCACTGGGTGCAAAACCTGCCCAGAAACGACCTTCCAGAAACACATATGATAGCACTTAAGATAAGGAGTGCCAGGCTTGAATCAGATACACCAGTGACATGTGCTCTATCAGATACACCAAGGTAAACAAGGACCAGGGGAACACACGACAGCCTAAAGGGGATGTTTTGCAGGTGTGTAATAAGAGGGGGCCATGGGTcacagaactgaagagttggaagggaccccatgggtcatctagtccaaccccctgcagtgcaggaatctcagctaaagcatctgagacagatccaaactctgctttaaaatctccaaggaaggagagaccacaacctcccgagggagactgttccactgtcaaacagctcaaaGTTttctctgatgtttagtcagaacctccttccttgtaacttgaagccactggtttgcaTCCTACCCTCtagagaaggagaaagggggggggaaagcttgcTCTCTCTCCCACATGAAAGACCTtgagatggctaccatatctcctccatgcatattcctgcattgcgggggtgaggttggactagatgacagtcCCTTccatgattcaaagtgttggtgctgacctttaaagccctaaacggtctcggcccagtatacctgaaggagtgtctccacctccatcgttcagcccggacactgaggtccagctctgagggccttctggtagttccctccctgcgagaagtgaggttacagggaactgagcagagggccttctcagtagtggcacccttcagatgtcaaggatataaacaactatctgacttttggaagacatctgaaagcagcactgtttagggaagtttttaatgtttgatgtcttatcctgtttttaatattgtgctgggggccgcccagagtgcctggggaaaatccaggcagatgggtggggtataaataaataattattactattatcattattagaaacttcttgtaacttgaagccaccctccagagcaggagaaaatgaaGCTTGCTCCCTCCTCTCCGACGTGGAGAGATGGCTATCATTGCaagcagggttggactagatgacttctcggggtcccttccgtgATTCTAAGATGCAACAGGGCTGAGAAAGGGAGAGGCCACCCTAGCCAacctccctccccttcttcttagaggggggagggggacggGACACCCCTCAGACTCAGTTTCCCCAAAGCCAAGTGGAAACGAGGAGGGGGAGATCCCCAAACCCTTCCGATATCGAATGAGCGATCGATTACAGGGGTCCCTCCTGCTGCCCCAGGCTCACCGCACGGTCCGGATGACGAAGTAGACGATGAGCGCGGCGCTGGCCAGGACCAGGACCGAGAGGGCGCGCTGGGTCATGAGCGGGTTGCGCTCAGGCGGGGCGGGCACGGCGGCGGCCACGCTGCCCACCCCACTCGCATTGCTGCTCCGCGCCGCCTCGCCCACGGGggaaccgctgctgctgctgc
This genomic stretch from Podarcis muralis chromosome 11, rPodMur119.hap1.1, whole genome shotgun sequence harbors:
- the FAM174A gene encoding membrane protein FAM174A; the encoded protein is MRRLWPGLLLLLLAALWGGEALPAQGVLRPPPSSPPPAAPSSPSASAAPGAHDAAPALGSSSSSSGSPVGEAARSSNASGVGSVAAAVPAPPERNPLMTQRALSVLVLASAALIVYFVIRTVRLRRRNRKTRRYGVLETNIENTELTPLEQDDDDDDTTLFDANHPRR